A window from Thiomonas sp. FB-Cd encodes these proteins:
- a CDS encoding sigma-54-dependent Fis family transcriptional regulator, translating into MTRERWLISWVGRTDHEAAENGAEQDVGPIATALAGPKRYDRIYLLTNYSFERSRNYCHWLQKRTGYSDSSVDLFQVDLPSPIDYAAIYAEVSKNLKEARLPRDDVDLTFHLSPGTPAMAAIWIILAKTRFPARLIQTSRERGLESVDFFFDLANDFLPEFLQRSGDRIERLATGLTNTSPGFAKILHASDVMRRQIALAQRIAVHEVPVLILGETGTGKELFAEAIHATSTRSDKPFLAVNCGAIAPELANSELFGHKKGAFTGATSNRTGHFREADGGTLFLDEVGDLPPDTQVRLLRVLQSGEVTPVGASTPVKVNTRVIAATHRDLPADVASGRFREDLFHRLAGGILRLPPLRERGEDVALLIDAFLKRINQDAQGRPEAQEKTISPQARTLLLSHTWPGNVRELYHTLVRASIWSTTQQIQASDVSAAVLQPFRRDMTLLDQPLVPGFNLQNVLDEVTRTYLARALKQAGGRKSVAASLLGFANYQTLDNRMRKVHLTSDSQATDVKNIKK; encoded by the coding sequence ATGACACGGGAACGCTGGTTGATATCTTGGGTCGGTCGAACCGACCATGAGGCGGCTGAAAACGGCGCCGAGCAAGACGTCGGGCCGATAGCAACGGCACTAGCGGGCCCCAAGCGGTACGACCGCATTTATCTGCTCACCAACTATTCCTTCGAGCGGAGCAGAAACTATTGCCATTGGCTGCAGAAACGCACCGGGTATAGCGATAGCAGCGTCGACCTCTTTCAGGTTGATCTGCCGAGCCCAATTGACTACGCCGCCATTTATGCCGAGGTTTCGAAGAACCTTAAAGAGGCCCGACTCCCTAGAGACGACGTCGACCTGACATTCCACTTGAGTCCGGGCACACCCGCGATGGCGGCGATCTGGATCATCCTAGCAAAAACACGCTTTCCCGCCAGGCTGATTCAGACCTCTCGCGAGCGGGGACTTGAGTCGGTGGATTTCTTCTTCGATCTGGCGAACGACTTTCTGCCAGAGTTTCTCCAGCGTAGCGGCGATCGAATAGAGCGGCTCGCGACTGGGCTAACCAACACCTCTCCGGGCTTCGCAAAGATCCTCCATGCGAGTGATGTCATGCGACGTCAGATAGCTCTGGCGCAACGAATAGCGGTGCACGAGGTTCCCGTGCTGATCTTGGGCGAGACCGGAACCGGAAAGGAGCTGTTCGCTGAAGCTATCCACGCAACGAGCACGAGGTCGGACAAGCCGTTTCTCGCTGTAAATTGCGGCGCCATCGCGCCAGAGCTCGCGAACTCAGAACTGTTTGGCCACAAGAAGGGGGCATTTACTGGTGCGACGTCAAACCGTACTGGACACTTCCGCGAGGCCGATGGAGGAACGCTTTTTCTCGACGAAGTAGGAGACCTTCCACCCGATACCCAGGTGCGGCTTCTCCGAGTCCTGCAGTCAGGAGAGGTTACCCCCGTCGGAGCGTCTACACCCGTCAAAGTGAATACGCGGGTCATTGCAGCAACACATCGAGACCTCCCTGCCGATGTGGCCAGCGGACGTTTTCGGGAAGATCTTTTCCACCGCTTGGCCGGCGGCATCTTGCGTTTGCCGCCTCTCCGAGAGCGCGGGGAAGATGTGGCGCTGTTGATCGACGCATTTTTGAAGCGCATCAACCAAGACGCCCAAGGTCGACCCGAGGCCCAGGAGAAAACGATCTCTCCGCAGGCTCGGACCCTACTGCTTTCGCACACCTGGCCTGGAAACGTTCGGGAGCTTTATCACACCCTGGTTAGGGCCTCAATCTGGTCAACGACACAGCAGATCCAGGCTTCCGATGTGAGTGCAGCTGTTCTGCAGCCATTCAGACGCGACATGACGCTACTCGATCAGCCATTGGTGCCAGGCTTCAATCTACAGAACGTACTCGACGAAGTGACCAGAACTTACCTCGCTCGAGCCCTGAAGCAGGCAGGTGGACGGAAATCCGTCGCAGCTTCGCTGCTTGGGTTCGCCAATTACCAGACGCTCGACAACCGCATGCGCAAGGTGCATCTGACATCCGACAGTCAGGCCACAGACGTCAAGAACATAAAAAAATAA
- a CDS encoding DUF4258 domain-containing protein, with protein MFHGENLELNTSIPDLTKHASVRMQQRGIRREDVDAALAYGRRIHAKGLTFFVIGDKEVRQYMDKGINLAQLVGVQVLVSREGSVVTTYRSRDLHAIRATPRSNRRARTKRPH; from the coding sequence ATGTTTCACGGCGAAAACTTGGAATTGAATACATCGATCCCAGACCTGACCAAGCATGCAAGCGTTCGGATGCAGCAGCGAGGTATCCGGCGGGAGGACGTCGACGCAGCACTTGCCTACGGACGCAGGATCCACGCCAAAGGTCTAACCTTCTTTGTCATCGGGGACAAGGAGGTCCGGCAGTACATGGACAAGGGTATCAACCTCGCTCAGCTGGTGGGCGTTCAGGTACTGGTGTCCCGTGAGGGTTCGGTCGTCACCACGTATCGCAGCCGCGATCTCCACGCAATCCGGGCGACACCACGCTCAAACCGCCGTGCACGTACCAAGCGTCCGCATTGA
- a CDS encoding VWA domain-containing protein, with protein sequence MGWASMNEDNESRFFNATIIRNEVDKKMNTPKNSPEKGSAITKLKAFAAPQARPLPVIILADVSGSMAENGKIEALNVAVKQMVESFAKESRLRADIQVGLITFGGRKADLHLPLISAHAVSEVEAFTAAGATPMGAAFALAKQLLEDKDRVPARAYRPVLVLVSDGAPTDDWENPLAALKGSERAQKVSRFAMAIGADADRELLAQFTNDVEAPVFEAHEAEDIRRFFRAVTMSVVARSSSPSPDQPLAIDVSEIPADDLDLDAI encoded by the coding sequence ATGGGCTGGGCAAGCATGAATGAAGATAACGAAAGCCGATTCTTCAACGCAACGATCATCAGGAACGAGGTAGACAAGAAGATGAATACACCAAAGAACAGCCCCGAAAAGGGCAGCGCCATCACCAAACTCAAGGCATTCGCGGCCCCTCAGGCGCGCCCGCTCCCCGTGATCATTCTTGCGGACGTGAGTGGCAGCATGGCCGAGAACGGGAAAATCGAGGCACTCAACGTAGCGGTCAAGCAGATGGTCGAGAGCTTTGCCAAAGAGTCGCGCCTGCGCGCCGATATTCAGGTCGGACTAATCACATTCGGCGGCCGTAAAGCTGACCTCCACCTTCCGCTGATCAGCGCCCACGCGGTTAGCGAAGTCGAGGCATTCACCGCGGCGGGGGCCACGCCCATGGGCGCGGCCTTCGCACTCGCGAAGCAGTTGCTGGAAGACAAGGATCGCGTGCCCGCACGTGCATACCGCCCGGTGCTGGTTCTCGTTTCGGACGGCGCCCCTACCGACGACTGGGAGAACCCGCTGGCCGCTCTAAAGGGCAGCGAACGTGCTCAGAAGGTTTCGCGATTTGCGATGGCAATCGGCGCAGACGCGGACCGGGAACTGCTGGCGCAATTCACCAACGACGTCGAAGCGCCAGTGTTTGAAGCACACGAAGCAGAAGACATCCGGCGCTTCTTCCGGGCGGTCACGATGAGCGTCGTGGCACGTTCCTCCAGCCCTAGCCCGGACCAACCGCTTGCGATCGACGTGAGCGAGATTCCTGCGGATGACCTCGACTTGGACGCCATCTGA
- a CDS encoding protein phosphatase 2C domain-containing protein codes for MLRAAGACVTGPGHLRLGERCQDALSLRGWRGGWIAAVADGLGSRAQSARGARAAVEAAQAVARNWQRSGEWRDLPARQVATDIYRRWLQALPWRDKSIAATTLLIAVCDAHGYARIWQMGDGLVVSLVNGRAAVLTPARGGFGNETRALGTDTSWSAWTAQDIVLSCRGDAILLMTDGISDDVPSEMVEGFAAVVRRELRKRSRRAGRKWLYRELTQWATPRHTDDKTLAAIYLD; via the coding sequence ATGTTGCGTGCGGCAGGTGCCTGTGTCACTGGGCCCGGCCACTTGCGGCTGGGAGAGCGCTGTCAAGACGCCTTGTCCTTAAGGGGCTGGCGAGGCGGATGGATCGCAGCCGTCGCCGATGGGTTAGGGTCTCGAGCCCAAAGCGCCCGTGGTGCACGCGCAGCCGTCGAAGCTGCGCAGGCCGTGGCAAGGAACTGGCAGCGCTCCGGCGAATGGCGTGACCTGCCGGCACGTCAGGTCGCCACGGACATCTACCGTCGGTGGCTCCAGGCGCTCCCTTGGAGAGACAAGTCGATTGCCGCCACGACTCTGCTGATCGCCGTTTGTGACGCGCACGGTTACGCGCGCATATGGCAGATGGGGGATGGCTTGGTGGTCAGCCTGGTGAACGGTCGCGCTGCTGTTCTGACCCCAGCGCGAGGCGGATTCGGCAACGAGACGCGCGCACTGGGAACGGACACTTCCTGGTCTGCATGGACGGCGCAGGACATCGTTCTCAGTTGTCGTGGCGACGCAATCCTCCTTATGACCGATGGAATTTCCGACGATGTGCCTAGCGAAATGGTCGAAGGTTTCGCGGCGGTAGTGCGGCGAGAACTGCGTAAGCGATCCCGGCGGGCCGGACGCAAGTGGCTGTACCGGGAGCTTACTCAATGGGCGACACCTAGGCACACGGACGACAAGACTCTGGCTGCCATTTATTTGGATTGA
- a CDS encoding lipopolysaccharide kinase InaA family protein yields MGKTSGSASTTPQRKPRVVDDKGGLYELGKRIAEGGQGIVCPTQDPRFLVKVSRHPADDPRTDAWSRQIAAVQRMPIEENDLPIAMPVALISKPRPGYVMELMDGLVPLEDVLRQAHERLLAEDSLAGFLATGGLARRLRLLARLGRVLARLHGLGIAHGDLSPKNVFVSRSVEHDQVWLIDCDNLTYAVRNSDLQIYTPDYGAPEIFRGELGISTYTDIWSFAVMAFQTLTLLHPFKSGALVDTDSELEAAAFRGDIPWIDHDGDERNRASAGLPREIVCTPQLAALFRRCFQDGLRAPERRPVMAEWAQALEAAAALQVQCEEGDGGCGSTFLWSESRECPFCGQVGRGANSSVLMDHLVFAPKSFLGEDAKPQDQWTATGQAQVVGGTPVPLRLSPPGTASFPDSRALASVWIQSGALTIQVASGENVTLQTSGVKKLEPLHGRTRLPARGVRIALHMGRIDAPHGVWRLTW; encoded by the coding sequence ATGGGAAAAACCTCCGGGTCCGCGAGCACTACACCTCAGCGCAAACCTCGTGTCGTCGACGACAAGGGAGGCCTGTACGAATTGGGCAAGCGCATTGCCGAGGGTGGCCAAGGGATCGTTTGCCCCACGCAAGATCCCCGCTTTCTTGTCAAGGTCAGCAGACATCCTGCCGACGATCCTCGGACAGATGCATGGAGCCGGCAGATTGCGGCTGTCCAGCGGATGCCGATCGAGGAGAACGACCTGCCGATCGCGATGCCAGTGGCCTTGATATCAAAACCAAGGCCGGGGTACGTCATGGAACTAATGGATGGACTCGTCCCGCTGGAGGACGTACTGCGGCAAGCGCACGAGCGCTTACTTGCCGAAGACAGCCTGGCAGGTTTTCTCGCCACCGGCGGCCTCGCCCGCCGGCTTCGTCTGCTCGCACGGCTCGGTCGTGTTTTAGCCCGGCTACACGGGCTCGGTATTGCGCACGGAGACCTTTCACCAAAGAACGTATTCGTGTCTCGTTCGGTTGAGCATGACCAAGTGTGGTTGATTGACTGCGACAACCTAACGTATGCGGTGAGGAACAGCGACTTGCAGATCTACACGCCCGACTACGGCGCGCCCGAGATATTTCGAGGCGAGTTGGGCATCAGTACCTATACGGACATCTGGAGCTTCGCCGTCATGGCGTTCCAGACGCTCACGCTTCTGCACCCCTTTAAGAGCGGCGCCTTGGTCGATACAGATAGCGAACTGGAGGCGGCGGCCTTCCGCGGCGATATTCCGTGGATTGACCACGACGGTGACGAGCGCAATCGCGCCTCCGCCGGTTTGCCGAGAGAGATCGTCTGCACGCCACAACTTGCAGCACTTTTCCGTCGCTGCTTTCAGGACGGCCTGCGCGCACCCGAACGCCGGCCCGTCATGGCTGAATGGGCTCAGGCGCTGGAGGCTGCAGCCGCTTTGCAGGTCCAATGCGAGGAAGGCGATGGTGGCTGCGGCAGCACCTTTCTTTGGTCGGAATCCAGGGAGTGTCCGTTCTGTGGGCAGGTGGGTCGAGGGGCCAATTCGTCCGTGCTCATGGACCACCTGGTGTTCGCGCCCAAGTCGTTCCTGGGCGAGGATGCGAAGCCGCAGGACCAGTGGACCGCTACAGGGCAGGCGCAGGTCGTTGGCGGTACACCCGTGCCGTTGCGCCTATCGCCCCCAGGTACAGCCAGCTTTCCGGACAGCCGGGCGCTCGCTTCCGTCTGGATCCAGAGTGGTGCGCTGACGATTCAGGTCGCTAGTGGCGAGAACGTGACGCTGCAGACGTCGGGGGTGAAGAAACTCGAACCATTGCACGGTCGCACCCGCCTGCCTGCACGTGGTGTCCGAATCGCACTGCACATGGGGCGGATCGACGCGCCGCATGGCGTATGGCGCCTGACTTGGTGA
- a CDS encoding DEAD/DEAH box helicase, with amino-acid sequence MQLHESPLLQPEVLIARPNEPAFDPQPWAVNEEVIVRAEHDVILVRQGSRIAQLAPGPQSGQLEQLASNTDVLWLLVRVKANQIGLKCMVPVSATSLERLDFSVDQRIADELYRKGRIDSPAITEAIEWLNEEFVQVGDPHRVFAVVHPRGDERRLQLHGRRYLADLTRTAEGPIVVDRVADRPRNSLAPIAVLSGKIRFVNVSDPGLEVPHIDRTLLDSAVTSYGAYLDLWRLYSEKEWQRDVARAAAIGAVRYASWRPISEEGGGWILEIEDRQLAALKNAWRDHGTDDDQVELDESAPDWTSERYTDLSAVDKRKRVRGLPKFTADRLLIKTDDRLVPPESGFVYLSLTGNRTQQERRDRARRSIEAGVGVPTLNRLLQDMPLPWQRRSTHGGLTSHARQSFREGKPTEMQERAVKVAIETPDVALIIGPPGTGKTEVIAALERQLADLNEGRSIAQQVLISSFQHDAVETALDRTEVYGLPAVKVGSRSQSGTDPVESWRLAQHAKVASELEILEEQDPAAKLLQQLDGMLNELLVAGAAADIRSAKFDQLEQILDQLAATARIRTSLDWRSRWDAYRETKPGIHSSSGHLSAVTRRQLTRAVRSLRVLPTSFEDDGPRRALLVLRLAHGSAWCTPYQTEILTKLAELTTPSMAELDELRGVRDELLHSLRVDRRPAKVRKTLDEEAINLLGELQHELAAKVAKSRAGAYGVVQRFADALVSQPAWVRRAVENYSSIVGATCQQSASRMMTQLKNLSPDAAQAIQFQSVIIDEAARANPLDLFIPMAMARRRIVLVGDHRQLPHLLDPEIEEDIRAERGDQVHADTYRHSLFERLWRQLTKRQEIDGIPRVVMLDKQFRMHPTLGDFVSKHFYESAGLGKVSSGKEASDFPETVPIYGRAVCAWVDVAAHEGADARVDGGSRLRGAEAARTAQEIKRMLEQLPLNQSIGVITFYSAQRDRIFEELAALGLAERGQDGWRVKEEHASNPQCRERLRVGTVDAFQGKQFDVVFLSVVRSNTKKLECRADQDSHDAFEQLASRKYGHLRSANRLNVAMSRQRRLLIAVGDKSMFMDAAAREAVPELCAFLELCDAEANHVG; translated from the coding sequence ATGCAGTTGCATGAATCTCCACTGCTGCAGCCGGAAGTGCTGATTGCGCGTCCTAATGAACCAGCGTTCGATCCGCAACCCTGGGCCGTCAACGAAGAAGTCATCGTAAGGGCTGAACACGATGTCATTCTCGTCCGACAGGGTTCGCGTATTGCACAGCTCGCACCAGGGCCGCAGTCTGGCCAGTTGGAACAGTTAGCCTCGAATACTGACGTGCTCTGGCTGTTGGTACGTGTGAAAGCCAACCAAATCGGGCTCAAGTGCATGGTGCCCGTCAGCGCAACCTCGCTCGAAAGACTGGACTTCTCCGTGGACCAGCGCATCGCAGACGAGCTGTACAGAAAGGGGCGCATCGACAGCCCCGCTATTACCGAAGCAATCGAATGGTTAAACGAGGAATTCGTACAGGTGGGCGACCCTCACCGTGTTTTCGCCGTAGTGCACCCCCGTGGCGATGAGCGCAGGCTGCAGTTGCACGGCCGCCGCTACTTGGCCGACCTTACGCGGACAGCCGAGGGCCCCATCGTGGTGGATCGCGTGGCCGACCGGCCGAGAAATTCCTTGGCTCCTATTGCCGTCTTGTCGGGCAAGATCCGTTTTGTCAACGTCTCGGATCCTGGCTTAGAGGTGCCGCACATTGACCGCACGCTGCTGGACAGCGCAGTCACCAGCTACGGTGCATACCTGGATCTTTGGCGCCTCTACAGCGAGAAGGAGTGGCAGCGCGATGTAGCGCGAGCAGCCGCGATTGGCGCAGTTCGCTACGCCTCATGGCGGCCAATCAGCGAAGAGGGAGGGGGCTGGATACTCGAAATTGAAGACAGGCAACTGGCAGCGCTCAAGAATGCCTGGCGCGACCATGGGACGGACGACGACCAAGTCGAGCTGGATGAAAGCGCGCCGGACTGGACTTCTGAGCGCTACACCGATCTCAGTGCGGTGGACAAGCGAAAACGCGTGCGCGGACTCCCCAAGTTCACTGCCGATAGGCTACTCATCAAAACCGACGACCGACTGGTACCGCCGGAATCGGGATTCGTCTACCTCTCACTCACCGGAAATCGGACGCAGCAGGAGCGACGAGATCGTGCGCGCCGCTCCATTGAAGCGGGTGTGGGCGTACCAACTCTGAACCGACTGCTTCAGGACATGCCGCTGCCTTGGCAACGCAGATCAACCCACGGAGGCCTTACATCCCATGCGCGACAAAGCTTCAGGGAAGGAAAACCCACCGAGATGCAAGAGCGGGCGGTGAAGGTCGCGATTGAAACGCCCGATGTGGCGCTGATCATCGGTCCGCCGGGAACAGGCAAAACGGAGGTGATTGCGGCTCTCGAACGCCAACTGGCCGACCTCAACGAGGGACGTTCAATTGCGCAGCAAGTGCTGATTTCGAGCTTCCAGCACGACGCAGTCGAAACGGCGCTGGACAGAACCGAGGTATACGGGCTGCCTGCAGTCAAGGTCGGTTCCAGATCTCAAAGCGGTACTGACCCAGTCGAAAGCTGGCGCTTGGCACAGCATGCGAAGGTAGCGTCGGAACTGGAGATACTGGAGGAGCAGGATCCCGCCGCGAAACTCCTGCAGCAACTCGATGGCATGCTCAATGAATTGCTGGTTGCAGGCGCTGCTGCGGATATCCGGAGTGCAAAGTTCGATCAGCTGGAGCAGATACTTGACCAGCTTGCAGCTACGGCGCGGATCCGTACATCGCTCGACTGGCGCAGCAGGTGGGATGCCTACCGCGAGACGAAGCCAGGCATTCATTCGTCGAGCGGCCACCTGTCGGCCGTCACTCGAAGGCAGCTGACCCGAGCGGTTCGATCCCTGCGTGTGTTGCCTACCTCATTCGAGGACGACGGACCGCGACGCGCATTGCTGGTCCTTCGTCTTGCACATGGCTCCGCGTGGTGTACGCCTTACCAAACAGAAATTCTCACGAAGCTCGCTGAGCTCACGACTCCGTCGATGGCGGAACTAGATGAGCTGCGCGGTGTACGTGACGAACTATTGCACAGCCTGCGGGTGGATCGCCGGCCGGCAAAAGTCCGCAAAACGCTGGATGAAGAGGCGATCAACTTGCTGGGCGAACTACAGCATGAACTGGCTGCAAAGGTGGCTAAATCGCGCGCCGGCGCCTACGGAGTAGTACAGCGCTTCGCGGACGCCCTCGTCTCGCAACCAGCGTGGGTGCGACGAGCGGTGGAGAACTACAGCAGCATCGTGGGCGCCACTTGCCAGCAGTCAGCCAGTCGCATGATGACACAGCTGAAGAACCTCTCACCGGATGCCGCGCAGGCGATTCAGTTCCAGAGCGTGATCATCGATGAGGCGGCACGGGCTAATCCCCTCGACCTTTTCATTCCAATGGCCATGGCCCGCCGACGGATTGTTCTCGTCGGTGATCACCGTCAATTGCCGCACCTCTTGGACCCAGAGATCGAAGAAGACATCCGCGCCGAACGAGGCGACCAGGTGCACGCAGACACCTACCGACACAGCCTCTTCGAACGGCTCTGGCGGCAGCTCACCAAGCGCCAAGAGATAGACGGCATCCCGCGCGTTGTGATGTTGGACAAGCAATTTCGGATGCATCCGACACTCGGTGATTTTGTAAGCAAGCATTTTTACGAATCAGCCGGGCTGGGCAAGGTTTCATCGGGCAAGGAGGCCTCAGACTTCCCAGAGACTGTTCCCATCTACGGTCGCGCAGTGTGTGCTTGGGTGGACGTGGCCGCTCATGAAGGTGCGGATGCTAGGGTCGACGGTGGCAGTCGACTTCGGGGTGCCGAGGCGGCTCGGACCGCACAGGAAATCAAGCGCATGCTGGAGCAGCTCCCGCTCAATCAAAGCATCGGCGTGATCACCTTCTACTCGGCACAGCGAGACCGCATTTTTGAGGAGCTGGCTGCGCTCGGGCTTGCCGAAAGGGGACAAGATGGCTGGCGCGTTAAGGAAGAACATGCGTCGAATCCGCAATGTCGCGAGCGTCTGCGAGTAGGCACGGTCGACGCATTCCAGGGCAAGCAGTTTGACGTGGTCTTCCTGTCCGTCGTCAGAAGCAACACGAAAAAGCTCGAATGTCGCGCGGATCAGGACAGTCACGATGCCTTCGAGCAGCTTGCCAGCCGGAAATATGGTCACTTGCGAAGCGCCAACCGTCTAAATGTGGCCATGAGCCGGCAACGGCGCCTACTCATCGCCGTTGGCGATAAGAGCATGTTCATGGACGCCGCGGCAAGGGAAGCGGTACCCGAACTGTGTGCGTTCCTAGAACTTTGCGACGCGGAGGCCAACCATGTCGGCTGA